The Reichenbachiella carrageenanivorans region GGTGATGATCGGTGACAACGAATCTCGAAATGCTGTTTGGGGGGAGAATTTTCCGAGGCAGTATCAGTCATTTCTTCGTACAGCAGATACCTCGTTTGTGAGTTATCAGAATGGAAGCAACGTAACCGATATGCTCGAAAAGAATCCTAACCTAGTCGTGCTTTGGGCAGGCTATGGTTTTTCTAAAGATTATGATGCGCCTCGAGGACATAGTTACGCCATTGCTGATATTCAAAATACATTGCGAACGGGTGGCCCCACCGAGCCAGGGCAAGGGCCGATGCCTGCCACTTGCTGGACGTGTAAGAGCCCAGATATCCCAAGGTTGATGAATGAAATAGGAATTGATGAATTTTATAAAGGAGCATGGTACGACAAGGGCGCAGAGGTGAATAATGCCATTGGTTGTGCAGATTGTCACAATCCCAAAACCATGAGCTTGAGAATAACCCGGCCTGCATTGATTGAAGCTTTCGAAGCTAGAGGAGAGGATATCAATCAAGCTTCTTATCAAGAAATGCGCTCGCTAGTATGTGCGCAGTGTCATGTAGAGTATTATTTCAATAAAAAAATCCCAGGTAAGGAAGGGATTCCTTATCTCGTTTTTCCTTGGAAAGATGGCATGACTGTAGATGCCGCGGAGCAATATTATGACGATATGGATTTTGCTGATTGGACACATGCAATCAGTAAAGCACCCATGCTCAAAGCTCAGCATCCAGGATATGAACTGTACAAACAAGGTGTGCATGCCAAGCGAGGTGTGTCTTGTGCGGATTGCCACATGCCGTATAAAACAGAAGGAGGGCAGAAGTATACCGATCATCATATTCGATCTCCACTAGACAATGTGACCAATTCTTGTCAGGTGTGCCATAGACAGGAAAAGTCAGACTTGGTAGGTGATGTATATGAACGACAGAAAAAAATAAAATCCAATGTAGAGGTGCTAGAACAACAGTTAGTACTTTTGCACGTAGAAGCTGGCAAGGCTTGGGAACTAGGAGCCACACAAGCAAATATGGAGGATATCCTTATGGATATTCGTCATGCGCAGTGGCGCTGGGATTATGCTGTAGCTTCAGCATGGTGGGTCGTTTCACGCTCCAGTAGAAGTAAGCAGGATCGTGGCTTCGGCTATTCATGTGGCTCAAAATGGGCGTTTGAAATTAGCTAGGCTGTTGTCTTCTTTGGGTTATAATGAAGTGATACCACTTCCTGATATTTCTACTAAGGCGAAAGCACAGGAATATATTGGGTTGGACATGGAAGAGTTGGAAAAAGAAAAAGACTATTTCAAAGAGAATATCATTCCTAAATGGTTGGAAGAAGCAAAGCAAAGAGAAGAAAAATTGGAAGTTGAATCAGTTTCACTAAACAATTGAGTAGAGGAATAATATAAAATGGTATTGAAATTTTTAAAACCACTGTTTTCAAATAAGTTGACAACAGTGCTCTTGGTTGTATATGCATTTACAATGGCATATGCCACTTTTCTAGAAAATGACTTTGGCACGCAGGCCGTGCTGTCTATTATCTATAAAGCTTGGTGGTTTGAAGTGATCATGATTTTACTAGCAGTCAATTTTGCTGGCAATATTTGGAGATACAAACTTTATCGAAAGGAAAAAATATCAATTCTGACTTTTCACGTAGCTTTCATCATTATTTTGATAGGAGCATTTGTGACACGCTATGTGAGTTTTGAAGGCTTGATGCACATCCGAGAAGGTGAATCTGTCAATGAAATCGTATCGCAAGATAGGTACTTGCAGATCGAGGTAAAAAAAGGAGAGGAGATAGAGAAGTACGAAAAGAAACTGAACCTCTCCGTGTTCAAGCAGCCCAATTTGATGATCCAAATGGGAGCGGCGGATGAAATCACGATAGAACCTAAAGCATTTGTGCCACAGGCCGAGCAGCAAGTGGTGCCCTCCGAAACTGGATCTACGGTACTCAAACTGGTGACTACCTCTGGCGATGGACGCGAAAACTTGTATTTGGCCTCTGGAGGAGCACTACTGATCAACAATTATCCAGTCACATTCGATCGGCCTGTAGATGGAGCCATCAATATTTTCAGCAAAGGAGAAGAGTTGTATATCCAGTCTCCATTCGAAATGAATTTTATGGTGATGGCTACGCAGACTGCTGGCATGTTGCCTAAAGATTCATTGATGCCCTTGAAGACACGCGCATTGTATCGAAGTGAAAATACGCAATTTGTGATACCAGAAGTCTATGACAAAAGTGCTATCGTGTATATGTCGGCCAAAGACCAAGAAAAAGGTAAAATGCTCGATGATCTACTGTTTGTTAAAATCAAATCTGATGACAGATCGCAGGAGATTTTGCTTAGCTCATTCGATGGCAATTTTAGCGAAAAGCAGCATTTAGAAATTGGAGAATATCATGTAGATATTAGCTATGGACCCAAGCCGATTGAGGTGCCTTTCTCTATTGAGCTTAGAGATTTTCAGTTGGATAGATACCCTGGGTCTACCAGCCCGTCCTCGTATGCGAGTGAGGTTACGGTTATCGATGGAGATACCTCTTTTCCTTATCGGATTTATATGAACAATGTCTTGGACTATGAGGGATATAGGTTTTTTCAAGCATCTTATGATAGCGATGCGAAAGGCACGGTACTCTCTGTGAATCAGGACTTTTGGGGAACCAACATTACTTATGTCGGATATACATTGATGACTTTAGGGATGCTCCTTACTTTGTTTGGGAAATATTCTAGATTTCAAACGATCAATAAAAAGTTAAGTCAATTGAAAGCTAAAAAAACAATGGCAACAGTGCTGCTTGTCTTGCTCGGGTGGACGACCACATATGCGCAAGAAGGGCATAGTAAATTCAATTTTGCACAGTCGCTCCTTACCAATGAAATAGATAAAACACATGCAAGCCAGTTTGGTGATTTGCTTGTGCAAGACATGGACGGGCGGATCAAGCCGATCAATACTTTAGGCTCAGAGTTTTTGAGAAAAGTACATGGGAAGTCATCTTTCAAGGTGTCTACGGGCGATTACACAGCCAAGCTCAATAGCGATCAGGTTTTTCTAATGATGCACGTCAATCCATTGGTCTGGCAGCAAGTGCCTGTGATCAAGGTAGATCCTGATGGAGGTAAAGAGATCATGGAAGTGATCGGGAAGCATGAAGACAAGTATTATTCCTTTATCGACTTCCTAGACAAGGAGGGTAACTACCTGTTGTCCGACATGGTAGATGAAGCCAGTCGTAAAAAGCCAGCTCTTCAGAATGCGTTTGATAAGGAGCTGATCAAAGTAGATGAGCGGTTCAATGTCTTTTTTCAGGGACTCACGGGGCACTACCTTAAAATATTCCCATTAGAGGGCGACCCTGCTCATACTTGGTATGCAGATAAGTTTGAGCAGCCCATTTTCACAGGAGAAGATTCGGTCTTTGTGAAAAAAATCATGCCCATGTACTACCAAAGCATCATGGAATCTGTACGCGAAAAAGATTGGTCTAAGGCAGACGAAATCTTAGGATACATCAAAAAGTATCAAGATATAAAAGGTGTAGATGTGATCCCTGATAGTAGTGTCATCAAGGCAGAATTACTGTACAATAAATTGAGACTGTTCAACCACCTATTTTCCTTCCTTTGGTTATCGGGTATTGCCTTATTGGTAGTGGCTATTATGCAAATATTCAAATCCGAGTCCAAAGCTATTTTGTTGACAAATAAAGTGTTGACAGGTTTGGTGTTTGTAGGCTTTCTAGCCTTGACATTCAACCTAGGATTGAGATGGTATGCATCAGATCATGCACCATGGAGCAATGGCTACGAAATGATCATTCTGGTAGGATGGGGCTTGCTCTTCTTTGCTTTTGTCTTCTACAAAAGATCGAATTTTGTGGTACCACTTGGTGCCTTGTTTTCAGGGACATTATTGTTTGTGGCATTCTTGGATTGGCTCAACCCTGAGATCACCAACTTGGTGCCTGTACTCAAGTCTTATTGGCTCAAAATTCACGTGGCTATTATCGTCAGTAGTTATGCCCCATTAGGTTTGTCAGCCTTGCTTGGCTTGCTTACCTTGATTTTTATGATTGTTGATAAAAAGAAAAATCCTAAGATCGCGATCAGCATCAAGGAGATGACTTACATCAATGAGATGTCGATGACCATTGGTCTTTTTTTACTCACTATTGGTACTTTCCTTGGTGGTGTTTGGGCTAACGAATCTTGGGGACGTTATTGGGGGTGGGATCCAAAAGAAACTTGGGCACTGATCTCCGTTATCGTGTATGCTACTGTGCTTCACCTGAGACTCATTCCGAAGCTCAATGATACCTATGTGTTTAATACAGCTAGTGTGGTGGCATTTTTCTCGATCATCATGACTTCCTTCGGAGTCAATTACTATTTGTCTGGATTACATTCGTATGCTAAAGGAGACCCATTGCCAGTACCTACATTTGTGTATTATACAGTAGCTATTATTATAGCCATATGTACATGGGCTTATTTTGCTAACAAGAAGAGTAAAGCGATGCAGTAACTGACCGTTTAAATGTTTGAGACGGAATTAGAAAAAATAATTGTACGTTTTGATCGCTTAGTGTCCGAAAGACAAGAGCTTTTAGAACAAAAAAAATCTCAGGAGTTGAGAATTCAAGAGGCTCAATCCAAATTAGGATGGAAGAGTAGATTGTTTGGTCTCAATAATGAATCAATCAGTACGTTGCAAGAGCAACTGAAATCTGTTGATAAAAAAGTAAGAGAGCTAAATCAACACCGAGTGTTAATCAGGAAAGAACTTTCAAAAATACTTGAAGTTCATCGGCCTGATTATCGTAAAATGCTAGAAGATCGACGCGTATTTTATCGCTTATATAAAGATTGTATACGTTTAGATGGAGTAGTTCGAAAAGCCCGTCAAGGTATTGTTGATGCTTTGTTTTTTTTGAGTTGGGAAAGGTTGCTCAACCATCCTGAAGCAAATTCAAAGTTGAAACAGTTTAAAAAAGAGATTTCAAAATTTCAAACCAGTTTACAAGAAGCTGAAACATTGACAGGAGACAAAGCCCTAATCAACTATCGGCTTAACGAATCATTAGGGTATGCAACACAAGAAGAGGCTATGCAGAGCTTCAATAAACTTTTAAGTCAAACCCAGTCGATCAAATCATGGACAGACCAGTATCTGACTCGCTCAAAATCAGCCATTCAATTTTACCGGAATCAATTCTTGCCAGAAGAGCTAAAAATGAATGAGTAAATAAGTACTAAGCGGCATTGTAGCCCTTGGGAAATGGTCGGTAAGCGTAGTGTTGCAGCACTTCTTCAATAGCCACTATCAATGCCTCATTAATAGGTAAAATCATATTACCTAGTTTGATGTCGATTTGAGCTAGACGCATATAATAGTCTGTGAAAATAGGTACTTTCAACCCCTGGTTAATAGCCGAGACTACCTCATTGTAATTGTCCTTTTGTCCTTCTTTTATGATTTTGCAAGTAGCCAATGTGAGTTGTCCTAGCTTGTTTCTGCTGGCTCCATAGCCAAACAACCTGCACATCAGTCCTCTGTGTATATAGTCGCCACAGTTGCCATGGTTTTGATCTGTGATAGATAGTGGGTTGTAGATATGACAAATCGAAAGGGAGGATTGCTCAAGAGCCAACAAGGTATCGTCTATTTGTCTGGTTTTAAATAAATGAAAAGCCCATGGTAGAAACTCTAATGGCGATACGCTAATGTCAGGTTTTGAGCAGCATTTGCCACAGCCTGAGAGACAGTGCAAATTAGCATGTGTATTAAATGTCAATATTTCCTGATCGAGTTGTCTAAACAATCGCTGGATTGACTTCACCTTCCGTACTATAGACATAGAATTTTAGGTAAAGCTACGCTGAGAAATATCAATGTGATGAATTCTTGTAGTTTTTGTTTTACAACAAGTATAACCCTGCTGGTATCTAAAATAGGCGTACTGCATATAGTATGCATGCATAATAAAAGGACATTCGTTTCATCAAGTCAATAAATACCATTAAAATTAAGGTTAGGCACTCAACCCAAAAAAAGAAACCATGGCGCACGATAAGTACCCTCATTTATTCGAACCTCTTGATTTAGGATTTACCACACTCAAAAACAGGGCTTTGATGGGTTCTATGCATACAGGGCTCGAAGAAACTAAAAATGGTTTTGAACGAATGGCTACTTACTTTGGTGAGCGAGCTAAGGGAGGAGTAGGGCTCATTGTGACGGGTGGGGTTTCCCCAAATAGACAAGGGTGGGTGGCGCCTTTTTCTGCTCGGATGACTAAAACCATTCATGCCAAAAGACATCAGGTCGTAACAGAGCGGGTACATGAGTTCGATGGCAAAATATGCATGCAAATCCTGCATGCAGGTCGCTATGGCTATCATCCACTGAATGTAGCCCCATCAGCTATCAAATCTCCCATTACGCCTTTTAAGCCCTTTGCCTTGTCTGATGGTGGTATTCGAAATACCATCAGTGATTTTGCTCGGTGTGCAGCATTGGCGAGAGAAGCGGGCTACGATGGTGTGGAGGTCATGGGCTCCGAAGGCTATCTTATCAATCAGTTTATTGCACAGCATACCAACAAGCGAACAGACCGCTGGGGAGGGAGTTACGAAAACCGTATGCGTTTTCCGATAGAGGTAGTCAAAGCAGTCCGAAAGGCTGTAGGAGATGATTTTATCATCATCTATAGATTGTCGATGTTGGACTTGATACCACAGGGCAGCCAATGGGCAGAAGTGGTTCAGCTCGCCAAAGAAATAGAAAAAGCAGGTGCCACCATGATCAATACAGGTATTGGATGGCACGAGGCCAGAATACCGACGATAGCTACGATGGTGCCTAGAGGTGCTTTTACTTGGGTGACCAAAAAAATGAAAGGGGAAGTAGATATTCCACTGATCACTACGAATAGAATCAATAAACCAGATGTAGCCGAGACTATATTGGCTAATGGAGATGCGGATATGGTATCGATGGCTCGTCCTTTTTTGGCGGATGCCGAATTGATGCTCAAATCGGAGGAGGGCAGAGAAGATGAAATCAATACATGTATAGGGTGCAATCAGGCCTGTTTGGACCATGTGTTTAAAAACAAATTGTCAAGCTGCTTGGTCAATCCACGGGCTTGTCACGAAACCGAACTCAATTATTTGCCAGCTTTTAGCCAGAAGAAGATCGCAGTAGTAGGTGCTGGTCCAGCAGGGCTGGCGTATGCCACAATCGCTGCAGAGCGAGGACATACGGTCACACTATTCGATGCAGCCAGCGAAATAGGTGGGCAATTCAATATGGCTAAAAAAGTACCAGGCAAGGAGGAGTTCTACGAAACCATAAGATATTTCAATAAACGTATAGCGCTCACTGGTGTGAACTTGCAACTCAATACTAAAGTGGATGTAGCGTTGCTATCAAATGAGAATTATGACGAAGTGATTGTGGCTACTGGAGTCAACCCTAGAAACCCAGGTATTGATGGGCAGGATCACCCTAAGGTGCTCTCTTATATAGAAGTATTGAGAGATGAGAAACCAGTAGGCAATAAAGTCGCTATCATCGGAGCGGGAGGAATAGGGTTTGATGTAGCGGAGTACCTGAGTCAGGAAGGCGAGAGTCCTAGTTTGAATGTAGAAGACTTCATGCACGAATGGGGAGTGGATACTAAAAATGAACAGCGCGGTGGTTTGACCTCTCCAGAAATGCCCAAAGCGAAGCGTGAAATAGTGATGCTACAAAGATCAGAGGGTAAGATGGGCGCTCGGTTGGGTAAGACCACAGGGTGGATACATCGTACCACACTCAAACACAAGCAGGTGCGAATGATTACGCATGTGACCTATGATAAGATAGATGATCAGGGATTGCATATTACAGTGAAAGGAAAAGAGAAACATGTCTTAGAGGTAGATCATGTGATTCTTTGTGCTGGACAATTGCCTGAAAACTCGTTAGTTGTAGGCCTCGAAGCCAGTGGAGTGAAGGTAACGAAGATAGGAGGAGCAGATGTAGCAGCTGAACTAGATGCCAAGCGAGCCATCAATCAGGCTAGTCGATTAGCAGCAGAGCTTTAACATAAAGAAAGAGTCCATATTAATGCGATATGGACTCTTTGTGTTTTTAGTCTTTCACTATGAATTTTTGCTTAGAAACCTTCTTGCTCAGTTTTTTGGCAAACTTGGCAATAGCTTCCTCTTCTTCTCGTGGGTCTACTCGCATCAGAATATCATCGGTCATTAGCTGTTTGGCTTCATTGATGTGATAAATGTCTGATTGAATCTCCATCCGAGTAGATGACACCGCATCAAAGTAATTGCCAAACTCATAGTCACCCCAAGAATAGGTTTGTCCTCCTCCAATTACTACACCACTGCTATTGGCTGAGGTAAAACCAGCACCTGTGTATTGTGATCTTTGATTGTAAGAGTATCCGTTTTCTTCTTTGGAATCAACCAATCGTACAACCAATACGCCATCAGCACCATGCTTGTGACAGACCGCAAGGACTTCATCTTTATTCAATCGATCGGAACCCACTAATCTGGTTTTGTAACTAGATACTGTAGAGATACCGTAATCGCCCAAATCATAACCCAATTCGTCTTCCAAGGTAATTCGGTTTTCTTTGGTTCGAACCAAAACGATAAGGAGTAGTTTGTTGATTTTTTCTTCAGTCTTAGGTCCCTTTTTTACCACCTCCAAACGAGGAGCATTGGCTTGAGCCAATGAGTAAGTCAGACTAACAAGTAGCAGGCAAAGGATCAAATGTTTTGTCGTGTTCTTCATTTCATATTTCAAATAAGCCTCAATATTAGTCAATACGTGGCATTCAAGGGTGTGTTTTATTGAAAATATGAGAATTAGAAAGGAGTGCCTGGACTTAAAGAGACAAGCAAATCGTACACCGATATGAAACCTTTTTCTACTAATACGTTTATCTTCGGGCGGTTTTAAAATAAGAAGACAAATGAAGGAGATATATGCCGAGGTGCTCACCATTGGTGATGAGCTATTGTATGGACAAATTTTAGATACCAATACCAAATGGGTCAGTCAAGAGTTGGACGATATAGGCATTAAGGTCAGAAGAAAAATCTCTATCGGAGATAAAAAACAGGAGATTCTAGAGGCACTTGACGAATGTCTGAAGCGCTCAGATATCGTTTTGATCACAGGGGGATTGGGACCTACCAAAGATGATATTACTAAAAAGACACTGGCAGAGTATTTTGATATGGAGCTAGCACTAGACCCTAGTGCATTAGAAGATGTAGAAGATATTTTTAAACGATTTGGGAAAGCACTTACCGAAATCAATCGTCAGCAGGCTTTTTTGCCAGAAGGTTGTAAGAAGATAAAAAATGAAAGAGGGACTGCTCCTGGAATGTGGTTTGAGCAAGGGCGAAAAGTAGTAGTGTCTATGCCAGGAGTACCTTTCGAAATGGAGGCCATGATGGCTAAGACTATTTTGCCTAAGCTAAAAAAACACTATACGCTACCAGTAATCGTACATAAAGTCATCAAGACAATAGGTATCGGAGAGTCTTGGTTGGCAGAGGAGATTAGTAGTTGGGAAGATGCACTGCCAGATCACTTGGGACTGGCTTATCTTCCTGGCAAAGGTCAGGTGCGTTTGCGTTTGACTGGAGTGGGAGAAAGCCGAGAAGAAGTTGAGACTGAAATGGATCAGCAAATCAACGAAGTGCTACCTAAAATCAAATCTTATGTGTATGGGTTTGGAGACATACAGATAGAAGATGCCGTGGGCGAACTACTCAAATCCCAGTCGCTTACCATCAGTACTGCGGAGAGTTGCACGGGTGGTTTTTTAGCTCATCGCCTGACTTCCGTGCCAGGCAGTTCAGAGTATTACTTAGGATCGGTCGTATCCTATCACAACGACATCAAAAAAGAGACTCTAGGTGTAGAAGAAAAAACACTAGAAGCATATGGAGCTGTGAGTGAAGAAACTGCCTCCGAAATGGCCGTTGGCATTCGTAAAAAGTTCAAAACTGATATAGGAATTTCTACGACAGGCATTGCTGGCCCTGATGGTGGTACAGAAGAAAAACCTGTGGGTACGGTTTGGTTGGCAATATCCTTTGGTAAAAATGTGTTCACGCGTAAAATTCAGTTGCCTGGAACACGGATTCTCAATATAGAATATACGGCTATTCATGCACTCAATTTCCTACGCCAAACCCTTGAAAAACCATGATTATTAGCCCTAAATCCAGTAACTTAGCCACTGATTAGATTCCGAAAACCGTAACAAAACATTATGGCCTTAGTAGAAATGATAATGCCCAAAATGGGTGAAAGTATTATGGAAGGAACCATCCTTTCGTGGCTCAAGAAAGTAGG contains the following coding sequences:
- a CDS encoding NADPH-dependent 2,4-dienoyl-CoA reductase, giving the protein MAHDKYPHLFEPLDLGFTTLKNRALMGSMHTGLEETKNGFERMATYFGERAKGGVGLIVTGGVSPNRQGWVAPFSARMTKTIHAKRHQVVTERVHEFDGKICMQILHAGRYGYHPLNVAPSAIKSPITPFKPFALSDGGIRNTISDFARCAALAREAGYDGVEVMGSEGYLINQFIAQHTNKRTDRWGGSYENRMRFPIEVVKAVRKAVGDDFIIIYRLSMLDLIPQGSQWAEVVQLAKEIEKAGATMINTGIGWHEARIPTIATMVPRGAFTWVTKKMKGEVDIPLITTNRINKPDVAETILANGDADMVSMARPFLADAELMLKSEEGREDEINTCIGCNQACLDHVFKNKLSSCLVNPRACHETELNYLPAFSQKKIAVVGAGPAGLAYATIAAERGHTVTLFDAASEIGGQFNMAKKVPGKEEFYETIRYFNKRIALTGVNLQLNTKVDVALLSNENYDEVIVATGVNPRNPGIDGQDHPKVLSYIEVLRDEKPVGNKVAIIGAGGIGFDVAEYLSQEGESPSLNVEDFMHEWGVDTKNEQRGGLTSPEMPKAKREIVMLQRSEGKMGARLGKTTGWIHRTTLKHKQVRMITHVTYDKIDDQGLHITVKGKEKHVLEVDHVILCAGQLPENSLVVGLEASGVKVTKIGGADVAAELDAKRAINQASRLAAEL
- a CDS encoding competence/damage-inducible protein A produces the protein MKEIYAEVLTIGDELLYGQILDTNTKWVSQELDDIGIKVRRKISIGDKKQEILEALDECLKRSDIVLITGGLGPTKDDITKKTLAEYFDMELALDPSALEDVEDIFKRFGKALTEINRQQAFLPEGCKKIKNERGTAPGMWFEQGRKVVVSMPGVPFEMEAMMAKTILPKLKKHYTLPVIVHKVIKTIGIGESWLAEEISSWEDALPDHLGLAYLPGKGQVRLRLTGVGESREEVETEMDQQINEVLPKIKSYVYGFGDIQIEDAVGELLKSQSLTISTAESCTGGFLAHRLTSVPGSSEYYLGSVVSYHNDIKKETLGVEEKTLEAYGAVSEETASEMAVGIRKKFKTDIGISTTGIAGPDGGTEEKPVGTVWLAISFGKNVFTRKIQLPGTRILNIEYTAIHALNFLRQTLEKP
- a CDS encoding YkgJ family cysteine cluster protein, encoding MSIVRKVKSIQRLFRQLDQEILTFNTHANLHCLSGCGKCCSKPDISVSPLEFLPWAFHLFKTRQIDDTLLALEQSSLSICHIYNPLSITDQNHGNCGDYIHRGLMCRLFGYGASRNKLGQLTLATCKIIKEGQKDNYNEVVSAINQGLKVPIFTDYYMRLAQIDIKLGNMILPINEALIVAIEEVLQHYAYRPFPKGYNAA
- the ccsA gene encoding cytochrome c biogenesis protein, giving the protein MKFLKPLFSNKLTTVLLVVYAFTMAYATFLENDFGTQAVLSIIYKAWWFEVIMILLAVNFAGNIWRYKLYRKEKISILTFHVAFIIILIGAFVTRYVSFEGLMHIREGESVNEIVSQDRYLQIEVKKGEEIEKYEKKLNLSVFKQPNLMIQMGAADEITIEPKAFVPQAEQQVVPSETGSTVLKLVTTSGDGRENLYLASGGALLINNYPVTFDRPVDGAINIFSKGEELYIQSPFEMNFMVMATQTAGMLPKDSLMPLKTRALYRSENTQFVIPEVYDKSAIVYMSAKDQEKGKMLDDLLFVKIKSDDRSQEILLSSFDGNFSEKQHLEIGEYHVDISYGPKPIEVPFSIELRDFQLDRYPGSTSPSSYASEVTVIDGDTSFPYRIYMNNVLDYEGYRFFQASYDSDAKGTVLSVNQDFWGTNITYVGYTLMTLGMLLTLFGKYSRFQTINKKLSQLKAKKTMATVLLVLLGWTTTYAQEGHSKFNFAQSLLTNEIDKTHASQFGDLLVQDMDGRIKPINTLGSEFLRKVHGKSSFKVSTGDYTAKLNSDQVFLMMHVNPLVWQQVPVIKVDPDGGKEIMEVIGKHEDKYYSFIDFLDKEGNYLLSDMVDEASRKKPALQNAFDKELIKVDERFNVFFQGLTGHYLKIFPLEGDPAHTWYADKFEQPIFTGEDSVFVKKIMPMYYQSIMESVREKDWSKADEILGYIKKYQDIKGVDVIPDSSVIKAELLYNKLRLFNHLFSFLWLSGIALLVVAIMQIFKSESKAILLTNKVLTGLVFVGFLALTFNLGLRWYASDHAPWSNGYEMIILVGWGLLFFAFVFYKRSNFVVPLGALFSGTLLFVAFLDWLNPEITNLVPVLKSYWLKIHVAIIVSSYAPLGLSALLGLLTLIFMIVDKKKNPKIAISIKEMTYINEMSMTIGLFLLTIGTFLGGVWANESWGRYWGWDPKETWALISVIVYATVLHLRLIPKLNDTYVFNTASVVAFFSIIMTSFGVNYYLSGLHSYAKGDPLPVPTFVYYTVAIIIAICTWAYFANKKSKAMQ
- a CDS encoding ammonia-forming cytochrome c nitrite reductase subunit c552, giving the protein MASAIHVAQNGRLKLARLLSSLGYNEVIPLPDISTKAKAQEYIGLDMEELEKEKDYFKENIIPKWLEEAKQREEKLEVESVSLNN
- a CDS encoding ammonia-forming cytochrome c nitrite reductase subunit c552, whose product is MSKPKIRPWILFSATAVAAFLLSMLANSIMNRKAESKFAYVPQVMIGDNESRNAVWGENFPRQYQSFLRTADTSFVSYQNGSNVTDMLEKNPNLVVLWAGYGFSKDYDAPRGHSYAIADIQNTLRTGGPTEPGQGPMPATCWTCKSPDIPRLMNEIGIDEFYKGAWYDKGAEVNNAIGCADCHNPKTMSLRITRPALIEAFEARGEDINQASYQEMRSLVCAQCHVEYYFNKKIPGKEGIPYLVFPWKDGMTVDAAEQYYDDMDFADWTHAISKAPMLKAQHPGYELYKQGVHAKRGVSCADCHMPYKTEGGQKYTDHHIRSPLDNVTNSCQVCHRQEKSDLVGDVYERQKKIKSNVEVLEQQLVLLHVEAGKAWELGATQANMEDILMDIRHAQWRWDYAVASAWWVVSRSSRSKQDRGFGYSCGSKWAFEIS